The following DNA comes from Paraburkholderia sp. PGU19.
GCTCGGCCTCTACGACCGCGAGGCGACCATTGGCATGGACGCGCGCGCGTTCGAGGGCAACTTCCTGTTTTCGCTCGGACCGAACAACGAAGGCGGCGGCAGCCGCACCACGACGTGTCATATCGACATTCCGCTGCGCGGCTGCACCGTGAAGCTCGACGATGAAGTCGTCGTGCGCGACGGCCGCGTGGTCGCCTGAAAGCATGAGCGCATGAGCGCAACCTCGACACCGGACACCCACCATGACTGATCTCTCGCAACACGCCGAAGCCAATGTCTACCGGCAACAGGGCTTCGGCACACCGTTACCCGTGCACGGCAACATCGGCCTTTTGATCATCGACTTCGTGGTCGGCTTTGCGGACCCCAATACCTTCGGCGGCGGCAACATCCAGCCCGCCATCGCGCGTACGCAGGATGCGCTCGCGCTGGCGCGCCGAAATGGCTGGCCCGTCGCGCACAGCCGCATCGTCTACGCGGACGACGGCAGCGACGACAACGTGTTCTCGCTGAAAGTGCCCGGCATGGCGACGCTCACGGAAGACCATCCGAACAGCGCGATCGTGCCCGAACTGACGCCAGTGCAAGGCGAACTCGTGGTACGCAAGACGGTGCCGTCCGCGTTCTTCGGCACGCAGCTCGCGCCGTGGCTCACACAGCGCGCAGTGCAGACGCTGCTGGTCGCGGGCGCCGTCACGAGCGGCTGCGTGCGCGCGAGCGTGGTCGATGCAATGTCGTATGGCTTCCGTCCGCTGGTGCTGTCCGATTGCGTCGGCGACCGCGCGATCGAGCCGCACAACGCGAACCTGTTCGACATGCAGCAGAAGTACGCGGCCGTGATGCCGCTGGCGCAGGCCATCGCCGAGATCGAAGCGGCGCGCCGCTAAGTCCGCGCGATTTGACGTAGGGAATTTGGCCGCTTAGTTTGCTTGTTCAGCGTGAACGCGATCGGGACGGACGCACCGTCCCCACTGGAACTCTCTGCCGTGAACCGCTCCGAATTGCTTGCGCGCGAAGGCTGTCTCACTGTCGCGCGACAACCCGCACAACCCGTCAAGCCCGCGCCCGGCCAGCCTGGCAGCCTCTCGTCGTTCGTGCCCGAGGCGGCGGAAGTGTTCGTCGCGATACTCGACGACGGCCGCATTCTCGCGTTCAACGGTCACGTCGATCTCGGCACGGGTATCCGCACGTCGCTTGCGCAGATCGTCGCGGAAGAACTGGACGTGCCCGCCGCGCGCGTCGCGATGCAACTCGGGCACACGGCCGTCACGCCGAACCAGGGGCCGACCATCGCGAGCGCGTCGATCCAGATCTCCGCGACGCCGCTGCGTTGCGCCGCCGCGCAGGCGCGCCATGCATTACTGCAACTCGCAGCGAAATACTTCGACACGCAGATCGAAGCGCTCGCCACCGACAACGCCGAAGTCTTTGTCGCTGCCACGCCCGACGCGCGCCGCGTGAGCTTTGCCGAACTCATCGCTGGCGAACGCATCGCGCTCGATCTCGACCTGAAGGCGCATGTGAAAGATCCGTCGACATATCGCGTGATCGGCAAGTCTGCGCCGCGCGTCGACATCCCCGCCAAGGCAACGGGCATGCTCACGTTCGTGCACGATATGCGCGTGCCGGGCATGCTGCATGGACGTGTCGTGCGGCCACCGTATGCGGGCCTCGATAGTGGCGCGTTCGTCGGCGGCCTGCTCGACAGCTTGGACCGCGAATCCGTTGCGCACGTGGCGGGATTGCGTGCCGTCGTCGTGCTGGGTGACTTCATTGGGGTGGTTTGCGAGCGCGAGGAACAAGCGATACGCGCTGCGCGCGAACTGCGCGTGACATGGAAGCCATTGCCCGATCTGCCCTCGCTCGACGACCCCGCTGCCGCGATTGCAGCCGCGCCCGCCACGCGCCGCCCGCTGCTCGACGAGGGCGACGTCGAAGCCGCACGGCACGCTCCCGACACGTTGACCCTTTCGCGCACCTACGTGTGGCCGTATCAGATGCATGGCTCGATCGGGCCATCGTGCGCGCTCGCCGATTATCGCGAGCCGGGAGCGGGCCGCGTCACCGTCTGGTCCGGCACACAGAATCCCGTCTCGCTGCGCTACGACCTCGCGACGCTTGTGGGCCGCGACGAAGCCGACATCGATATCGTGCGGATGGAAGCCGCGGGCTGCTATGGCCGCAATTGCGCCGACGACGTATGCGGCGACGCGTTGCTGCTGTCGCGCGCGGTCGGTCAGCCGGTGCGCGTGCAGCTTTCGCGCGCCGACGAACATGCGTGGGAGCCGAAGGGGACGGGGCAAGTCGTGAACGTCACAGGCAGCGTGACACGCGATGGCCGCATGACGGGCTACGATTTCGTCACGCGTTATCCGTCGAACGATGCGCCGATGCTCGCGTCGCTGCTGACACGCGTCGTCGCCAGCGAGCCGCGCATCTTCGAAATGGGCGACCGGACGGCCGTCTCGCCGTATGTGAGTGCGAATCGCCGCTTCGTCTGCGAGGATCTGGCGCCTATCGTGCGATCCGCGTGGCTGCGCGGTGTATCGGCGCTGCCGAACTCGTTCGCGCACGATTCATTCGCCGACGAGTTGGCCGCGCTGACTGGTATCGATCAGCTCGAATTCCGCTTGCGCCATCTCGACGATACACGCGCCGCCGAATTGCTCGAAGCCGTTGCGAAGCGCGCTGGCTGGAAAGCGCGCACGCCGCGCAATACGCCTGTGCAAGGCGGTGAACGCTTCGTGCGTGGAAGAGGCATCGCGTACGCCCGCTATGTGCATAGCCGTTTTCCGGGCTTCGGGGCCGCCTGGGCCGCGTGGGTGGCCGAACTCGTCGTCGACCGGGTGACGGGCGAAATCCGCGTCGAGCGCATCACCATCGGCCAGGACACGGGCACGATGATCAACCCCGACGGCGTGCGTCATCAGATTCACGGCAACGTGGTGCAGGTACTGAGCCGCTCGCTGAAAGAGCGTGTGCGTTTCGCGCACGGCAAGGTCGCCAGCCGCGAATGGGGCAGTTATCCGATCCTGACTTTTCCTGAACTGCCCGCAGTGGATGTCGTGCTGATGCCGCGCCAGGGCGAGCCGCCGCTGGGCGCGGGGGAATCGGCATCCGTGCCGGGACCGGCTGCGCTCGCGAACGCGATTTACGATGCGACGGGCGTGCGCTTCTGCGCGCCGCCCTTTACGCCCGATACGATCCGCGCAGGACTGCGCGAAGCGGGTGTGCTGCTCGACGCGCAGCGCGCGCCGCAGGTCTGACGCGCCGCCGGCACATTTACTCGCCGTCCGACTCCATCATCTTGCGCAGCAGGAACAGCAAGGCCACGCGTTCGCCCGCGTTGAGCGTGCCGTAGGTGCGCTCGGTCACCTGTTTCGCGAACGGCACCGTGCGTTCGATCAGCGCGAGGCCGGCGGGTGTCGTGCGCACCAGCAGCTTGCGGCCGTCGTTCGGGTCGGGCAGGACTTCGATCAGCGCGCGCGCCTTTAGACGCTCGACCACGCCGCGAATGGTGGCCTGATCGATCGCGGTCGCCTTGACGATGTCGTTGAGCGAGCAGCCCTGCGTCTCCTTCACCGCGCAAAGCGTGACGAATTGCGCGGCCGTGAGATCGGAATCGGGAATGGCTTCCTGAAAGATCGACACATGACGCTGATAGGCGCGGCGCAGCAGATGGCCCACCTGATCGTGAAAGTCGTAAGAGTCCTTGTGAGACGGCATGAACGTACGGCCTGCGACGGGCCCGATGGCTGGAAACGATGCAGTGTACACCCTCAACCTTGGCATGCGATATGCGAGTCCAGATTGTATTTGCGCCAGATCAGTAGCCGTAAGACGAATGGTGTTCGATGTGGCGCCGCATGCGAAAGGGTCTTCCATAAGGTGTTCCTGGCCTGTGCGCGCCCTGCGGCATGACGGTGCCTGCGGCCACATGTATTGCGAAGGCCTTGTCAGCAGGCTTTTCAGGCACGTTCCAGTTCCAGCGACGACACTTCATATTTGAGCGCATACGCACAAATCATGTGCGAAACCAGCACCATCCGGCGGCATTTTCCGTGTCCCTTTCGTTTTGGCAAATACCTTGTCACATATGAACGATTCACGTTTTTTCGACGCGTTCCCGAAAATCCTGAGATCTTCCGGACACCAGGGTAATTTCGAGCGTATACGCTTATATTTTGACATGCTATACAGATGACTGTGAGCGTTCGATGTGTGCACGCATCGGACGGCAAACTTCAATTCGACCCATCCCAACAGGGAGTCCTCATGTCCACCGTGCAATCCGGCAGCGCCGCTCTCTCTCCCGCCGCCACCCAACACGGCGAGCTATACCGCAAGGTCACGTTCCGCCTGATCACCATTTTCTGTCTGTGTTACTTCGCGGCCTATCTCGACCGCATCAACATCGGGCTCGCGAAGTTGCAGATGCTCGACGCGCTGAAATTCAGCGACACGATCTACGGTCTCGGCGCCGGCCTGTTCTTTGCGGGCTACATCCTGTTCGAGGTGCCGAGCAACCTGATCCTGCAGCGCGTGGGCGCCAAGTTGTGGATTGCGCGCATCATGATTACGTGGGGCATCCTGTCCGGCGCGACGATGTTCGTGAAGACCCCCGTGCAGTTCTACACCGTGCGTTTTCTGCTCGGCGTCGCCGAAGCGGGCTTCCTGCCCGGCGTGCTGCTCTATCTGACGCAGTGGTATCCCGATGCGCGGCGTGCGCGGATCGTTGCGCTGTTCATGGTCGGCCTGCCGCTGTCGAGCATGATTGGCAGCCCGATTTCCGGCTGGATCATGCGCTTCTTCGATGGCGCGCACGGTCTTGGCGGCTGGCAATGGCTGTTCCTGATCGAAGCGCTGCCTTCCGTAGTGCTTGGCTTTGCGATCTTGCGCTGGCTGCCGAACAACATCGAATCGGCGAACTGGCTCGATGCCAACGAGAAGCGCGTCTTGCGCGCGAATCTCGATGCTGATCCTGCCGGTAACAAGAGCCATGCGCTCGGCGCGGCATTCGTCGATCCGAAGGTGTGGGCGCTTGGGCTGATCGATCTGTGTGTGTTGCTCGGGCTTTATGCTGTGAGCTTTTGGCTGCCTTCGATCTTGCGGGATACGGGCGTCAAAGACGCGTACACGATTGGCTGGCTGATGGCTGTGCCCAATGCTGTCGCTGTGATTGGCACGCTGTGGTGTGGTGCGAGTTCGGATCGGATGCGGGAGCGGCGCTGGCATATCGTGGTGCCGTTTGCCGTTGCTGCTGTTGCGCTCGCAATTGCTGCGGGCGGGTCGCATGGCACGCTGACCACTGTGCTTCTGTTCTCACTCGTGAATGCGGGCGCGGCAGCCGCAATGCCTGTGGTTTGGTCGCTGCCTTCGACTTTTTTGAAAGGGTCGGCGGCTGCGGGTGGGATTGCGTTTGCGTGTTCTATTGCCAATCTTGGCGGGTTTGGGAGTACCTATTTCATCGGATGGTTGCGGGATACTTTTCATTCGCAAAGCGCTGGGCTTTATGGGTTCGCCGTTTGCATGATTATGGGGTGTGTGCTGGCGCTTTCTTATTCGAAGCAGATGGTCAATCGTTAAGCCTGCGGCGGGATTTGTTGGAGTTGGGGTTAGCGTTTGCTGCGCATGCTTTGAAGTTGGGTGTTTGCTCTTTCTCTGGCATCCGCGATTTGCCTTCGCACTTCAAACGTCGCCCCTGTGCGGGGCGGCACCTACTTTTCTTTGCCGCCGCAAAGAAAAGTAGGGGCGGTTTCAAGATGCAAGTGCAACACTTCCGTTTAGGATACGTTGCATGGGAAAAAACTACGAACAGCTGAGCGCCGAAGAGCGCGGTGTGATCTTTACAATGAAGTTTGAGGACAAGAGCACGCGCGAGATCGCGCGTGCGCTTGTGCGCTCACCCAGTACGATCAGTCGCGAACTGAAGCGCAATGACTGGAAACCGGCTCACGAGCGCGCAACGATGGGACGACCGCCGATCGCCGGCGGTTACAATTCAAGGCGTGCGGGTTTGCGGGCAGGCAGACTGCGGCGCAAGCCTCGGCGGGAACGCAAGCTGCACGTCGATGGGCCGCTGTGGCCGCAGGTGCGTGAACTGCTGGCCAAATGCCATTCACCCGAGCAGATCAGTGCGCAGCTGAAGCAGGCGCATCCGGATGAGCCCACCCTGAACGTGTCTCACGAAACCATCTATCACGCCATCTATGCCATGCCTCGGGGCGAGCTCAAACGCGAGCTGATCGCGCTGCTCAGACGGGGACGCAGCACGCGCAGACCCCGCTCGCGCGGCGAAGACCGGCGTGGCAAGCTCACTGACATGGTCAGCATCCATGTGCGCCCCCCGGAGGCGAACGAGCGGGTGCTTGCCGGACACTGGGAAGGCGATCTCATCAAGGGGGCAGGAAACCGCTCGGCGGTGGGCACGCTGATCGATCGCAGCACGCTGTTCCTGATGCTGGTCAAGATGGATGACAGCACGGCGGAAGCGGCGTTGCGGGGCTACAGCGCAGCGTTTGCGCCGCTTGACCCGGAACTGCTCAAGACGCTGACCTACGATCAGGGCAAGGAGATGGCACTGCACAAGGAACTGGCCAAAGCAACGGGCATGCGCATCTACTTCTGCGATCCACACAGCCCGTGGCAGCGCGGCATCTGTGAGAACACCAACGGTCTGTTGCGCCAGTACCTGCCCAAGGGCGCGGACCTGTCCGTGCTCTCGCAGCGCCAGCTCGACATGATTGCGATAGAGATGAACAACCGTCCGCGCAAGACGCTCGGCTGGAGAACGCCCGCGCAAGTCTTTATTGAAAACTGCAAGAAGCAGGGAATCGAAATCAACCCCGCTGTTGCACTTGGTCTTTGAAACCGCCAGGCAAAAGAAAGCGGCTAACACCGCCAATCCTTGTTCCCGCCTGAGGGCCCCCAACCGGTCTTACGCTTCACACGGCAACATTTCTGTTCGCGTTCGTTGCCAACGCTTCGAATGACCGCCTCACCCACTTCAAACACCCAAACAAGAGCTAACGGCAGCGAATGGTTTGCGCCGCCCAAGTGGCAAACTGTGTGTAGGTTGTCGCGGCGTACACGTTAGCGCTCTTACAAGGTGGAACGCGTGCGCTATCGGTCCGAAGTGAGGCGTGGGTGTCGCTACGGCCTACACACAGTTTGCCACCTGGGCGGCCGTGGAATACCTAGCACGGCGTGCTGCGACGCGGGCGCGTGAAGAGGGTGATGAGCACCGCAAGAGCGCTGGCAACGAGCATGAGTCACGTGATTGCCGTGTGAGGCGTAAGAACCTTTGGGGGCCCTCAGGCAAACACAAGAACTGGCGGTGTGAGCCGCTTTCTTTTGCCTACTTTTCTTTGCGGCGGCAAAGAAAAGTAGGTGCCGCCCCGCACAGGGGCGACGCGTGAAGTACGAAGGCAAAGCGCGGATGCCAGCGCAAACACAAGCAAACCGAACCGCCCGTGCCACGAAAGCAACACGCGAATGCCATCAAAAGCACTAGCAAACCAACCCGCCGGACGGCAAAAACCTCACCGCCGCCTCATCCTGATAACCCTTGAAATCTGCGCAAGCGTAAAACTACTATCTTTAACGTACTCAGCGTAATCGGCTGGCGCCGACATCGACTCCGCAACAACATACTCCCCCACATACCGAAACCGATCCGACGACGTCCGCACAAAAACAGGCACCGGCTCAGTCTGCCGCGCCAAGGTGCGTCCCGCCGCGCGCGAAGAAGCGCTCCCGTCGCAAAGAATCACCTCAGGCGCATGCGGATTCAGATCGGGCCGCAATCGCGCGGCAACAACCTTGCCGCCCTTGACAGGCAGAAACGCGTGCTTGCTGCCACCCGTCACCTGATGAATGTCTTCACGAGAATATTCTTTTCCAATTTCGAACATGGTTGACTCCAGGACATGACGTCACGCAGCGGCGCTGCGACGCCAATCCCGAAGATCGTATCGGGCCCCTTCTAAATTCGGTGTAAAGACAACGGTCCACGAAATAAATGCGCTATGTCGATCCCTCGCGTTTGCACAAATGCGTGCGCTTTTTACGCGACGTTTACGCGCTTCGCAGTACGCTAGGTCCATCTCGACAACTGCCCGTCGTGGCAACCAAGAACATGGGCTCCGCACAACTTCGCGCGCCGCAAGACTTCGTCCCGGATATCCCGTCGACGCAACTCCGCTCCAACGTCATTCCTCTGCACGCCCAGCGCGTTCAACTCGAAATCTTTCTCACCGGCACGTCGCCGGACGCATTTCGCAACCATCTCGCAACGCTCCTCCACTCGCCGCTCGGCGTCTACATTTCGCACACGCATACGCTGCACGACAAGGTGCGCGTGCACTTCAACATCGCTCCCGAAGACCTGGATTTCACACTTCACACGCTGATCGCGACGATGTCCGAAGCAACCATCGGCACCATCACGCGCATCGTCAGGTGAAGGAGCGAACACATGTACTCGGGAATCTGGATTCCGCTCGTCACGCCGTTTCGTTCCGGTGAAGTCGATATCGAAGCGCTGCAAGCGCTGACCGATCATTACGCGCGCACCGGTATCGCGGGCATCGTCGCGCTCGGCACGACAGGCGAGGCCGCGCTGCTCTCCGACATCGAGCGCGTGACCGTCCTGCAGGCGATCAGCGACGTCGTCGATGGCCGCTTGCCGATGCTCGTCGGCATCGGCGGCTTCGACACGCGCGAGTTCGTGCGCGAAATCAGGCGCTTCGAGCGATGGGACGTGGCGGCCTTTCTCGTCTCCTCGCCAGCCTATGTCTGTCCCGATCAGGCGGGCATCGCGTGGCATTTCGAACAGATCGCGCGCGAAACCGAACGGCCCATCGTGCTCTATGACGTGCCGCATCGCACGGGCGTATCGATCGAACCCGCTACCGTCGCGCGGCTCGCAGAACACGAGAACATCGTCGCGATCAAGGCATGTGTACCGCAGCAGTTCAACGCGCTGGGCAAGCTGCCCATCAATGTGCTGTGTGGCACCGACGAGGCTTTCGTCGATTGCCTCGCGTCCGGCGGACATGGCGGCATTCTCGCGAGCGCGCACGTCTGCGCGGATCTGCTGGTCGAGATTCAGTCGCTCATGCAAGCGGGCGACGCAGAAACGGCGCGCCGGATCTTCGAACGGCTCAAGCCCGTGCTCAAGCTGCTGTTCTCGGCGCCGAATCCGTCGGCGATCAAGGCCATGCTGTCGATCGAAGGCCGTATCTCGGATGAAGTACGCATGCCGATCACGGCGGCATCGGCGGCACTTGTCGCACAACTCGCGCGCGCGCACGAGACGCTGCGCACTGTGCGCGCGGAACTCGCCATGACCGTCTGAACGCAGCCGGCACACGCCGGCTCAATTCACGCGCGGCCCCATTGATCGACGAGAAAGTCGACGAATGTCCTGATCTTCGGCGACGACAGCTTCGCGCGCTCGAACACCACATGCACGGGCGTAGCGGGCGGCGCAAACTTGTCGAGCACGGGCTGCAAGCGGCCTCGCTCGATATGCGCCGCCACCTGCCACGCGGGCGCGTCAATCGCCGCCGACACCAGCGCATCGAGGCTATTCATCCACAGGCGGCCCGTCACCCCGACGCGCGTACGCGTCGCGCCCGACTGGAAGCGCCACTCGACCGGTCCCGGCGCATCCGAGAAAACGAGGCAATCGTGCTTGCGCAAATCGTCGAGTTTGCGGGGCGTGCCGCGCTGCGCGAGATACGAGGGCGCCGCGCACACCACCATCTGGATGTCATCGAGCTTGCGCGCAACGAGGCTCGAATCCGGCAGCCGGCCGACGCGCACGGCGACATGCAGCCCCTCTTCCACCAGATTGACGGCGCGGTCGACCAGCATCAGATCGACGGCCACCTCGGGATGCATCGCGAGAAAGCGCGGCACTAGCGGCGCGACCACGAGCCGCCCAAGCAGATTCGGCGCGGCGATCCGCAGCCGTCCGGACAACTTCCCGCGTCCCGCCGACAACGCGCTGCCAAGCTCGTCCACTTCGCCGAGAATCGCCTTCGCGCGGTCGTAGAGAATGCGCCCTTCGTCCGTCATCGCGAGATTGCGCGTGGTGCGCCGAAGCAATTGCGCGCCGAACTGCGCTTCGAGCGCCGAGATGTGCCTGCTGACCGAGGTCAACGACATCGGAATCGCGCGCGCGGCGGCCGACAGGCTTCCCGCGTCCACGACCCGCACGTAGACGCTCATTGCTTCAAAGCGATCCATGATTCGACTCTTCCGGATTTGGCAAGGCTGCTTGCCGTTTTAGATAGATACTGGCAATTTCCGGAATAGTCTACATTCGTTGTGAACTGGACGATAAAGTCGTCTATCGACAGGCGGCGAAGACACCGGAACACACACAGATGAGACGTTCGATCTTCTGGCTCA
Coding sequences within:
- a CDS encoding isochorismatase family protein; this encodes MTDLSQHAEANVYRQQGFGTPLPVHGNIGLLIIDFVVGFADPNTFGGGNIQPAIARTQDALALARRNGWPVAHSRIVYADDGSDDNVFSLKVPGMATLTEDHPNSAIVPELTPVQGELVVRKTVPSAFFGTQLAPWLTQRAVQTLLVAGAVTSGCVRASVVDAMSYGFRPLVLSDCVGDRAIEPHNANLFDMQQKYAAVMPLAQAIAEIEAARR
- a CDS encoding molybdopterin cofactor-binding domain-containing protein; its protein translation is MNRSELLAREGCLTVARQPAQPVKPAPGQPGSLSSFVPEAAEVFVAILDDGRILAFNGHVDLGTGIRTSLAQIVAEELDVPAARVAMQLGHTAVTPNQGPTIASASIQISATPLRCAAAQARHALLQLAAKYFDTQIEALATDNAEVFVAATPDARRVSFAELIAGERIALDLDLKAHVKDPSTYRVIGKSAPRVDIPAKATGMLTFVHDMRVPGMLHGRVVRPPYAGLDSGAFVGGLLDSLDRESVAHVAGLRAVVVLGDFIGVVCEREEQAIRAARELRVTWKPLPDLPSLDDPAAAIAAAPATRRPLLDEGDVEAARHAPDTLTLSRTYVWPYQMHGSIGPSCALADYREPGAGRVTVWSGTQNPVSLRYDLATLVGRDEADIDIVRMEAAGCYGRNCADDVCGDALLLSRAVGQPVRVQLSRADEHAWEPKGTGQVVNVTGSVTRDGRMTGYDFVTRYPSNDAPMLASLLTRVVASEPRIFEMGDRTAVSPYVSANRRFVCEDLAPIVRSAWLRGVSALPNSFAHDSFADELAALTGIDQLEFRLRHLDDTRAAELLEAVAKRAGWKARTPRNTPVQGGERFVRGRGIAYARYVHSRFPGFGAAWAAWVAELVVDRVTGEIRVERITIGQDTGTMINPDGVRHQIHGNVVQVLSRSLKERVRFAHGKVASREWGSYPILTFPELPAVDVVLMPRQGEPPLGAGESASVPGPAALANAIYDATGVRFCAPPFTPDTIRAGLREAGVLLDAQRAPQV
- a CDS encoding MarR family winged helix-turn-helix transcriptional regulator — encoded protein: MPSHKDSYDFHDQVGHLLRRAYQRHVSIFQEAIPDSDLTAAQFVTLCAVKETQGCSLNDIVKATAIDQATIRGVVERLKARALIEVLPDPNDGRKLLVRTTPAGLALIERTVPFAKQVTERTYGTLNAGERVALLFLLRKMMESDGE
- a CDS encoding MFS transporter, whose protein sequence is MSTVQSGSAALSPAATQHGELYRKVTFRLITIFCLCYFAAYLDRINIGLAKLQMLDALKFSDTIYGLGAGLFFAGYILFEVPSNLILQRVGAKLWIARIMITWGILSGATMFVKTPVQFYTVRFLLGVAEAGFLPGVLLYLTQWYPDARRARIVALFMVGLPLSSMIGSPISGWIMRFFDGAHGLGGWQWLFLIEALPSVVLGFAILRWLPNNIESANWLDANEKRVLRANLDADPAGNKSHALGAAFVDPKVWALGLIDLCVLLGLYAVSFWLPSILRDTGVKDAYTIGWLMAVPNAVAVIGTLWCGASSDRMRERRWHIVVPFAVAAVALAIAAGGSHGTLTTVLLFSLVNAGAAAAMPVVWSLPSTFLKGSAAAGGIAFACSIANLGGFGSTYFIGWLRDTFHSQSAGLYGFAVCMIMGCVLALSYSKQMVNR
- a CDS encoding IS30 family transposase translates to MGKNYEQLSAEERGVIFTMKFEDKSTREIARALVRSPSTISRELKRNDWKPAHERATMGRPPIAGGYNSRRAGLRAGRLRRKPRRERKLHVDGPLWPQVRELLAKCHSPEQISAQLKQAHPDEPTLNVSHETIYHAIYAMPRGELKRELIALLRRGRSTRRPRSRGEDRRGKLTDMVSIHVRPPEANERVLAGHWEGDLIKGAGNRSAVGTLIDRSTLFLMLVKMDDSTAEAALRGYSAAFAPLDPELLKTLTYDQGKEMALHKELAKATGMRIYFCDPHSPWQRGICENTNGLLRQYLPKGADLSVLSQRQLDMIAIEMNNRPRKTLGWRTPAQVFIENCKKQGIEINPAVALGL
- a CDS encoding DUF6697 family protein produces the protein MFEIGKEYSREDIHQVTGGSKHAFLPVKGGKVVAARLRPDLNPHAPEVILCDGSASSRAAGRTLARQTEPVPVFVRTSSDRFRYVGEYVVAESMSAPADYAEYVKDSSFTLAQISRVIRMRRR
- the dapA gene encoding 4-hydroxy-tetrahydrodipicolinate synthase yields the protein MYSGIWIPLVTPFRSGEVDIEALQALTDHYARTGIAGIVALGTTGEAALLSDIERVTVLQAISDVVDGRLPMLVGIGGFDTREFVREIRRFERWDVAAFLVSSPAYVCPDQAGIAWHFEQIARETERPIVLYDVPHRTGVSIEPATVARLAEHENIVAIKACVPQQFNALGKLPINVLCGTDEAFVDCLASGGHGGILASAHVCADLLVEIQSLMQAGDAETARRIFERLKPVLKLLFSAPNPSAIKAMLSIEGRISDEVRMPITAASAALVAQLARAHETLRTVRAELAMTV
- a CDS encoding LysR family transcriptional regulator: MDRFEAMSVYVRVVDAGSLSAAARAIPMSLTSVSRHISALEAQFGAQLLRRTTRNLAMTDEGRILYDRAKAILGEVDELGSALSAGRGKLSGRLRIAAPNLLGRLVVAPLVPRFLAMHPEVAVDLMLVDRAVNLVEEGLHVAVRVGRLPDSSLVARKLDDIQMVVCAAPSYLAQRGTPRKLDDLRKHDCLVFSDAPGPVEWRFQSGATRTRVGVTGRLWMNSLDALVSAAIDAPAWQVAAHIERGRLQPVLDKFAPPATPVHVVFERAKLSSPKIRTFVDFLVDQWGRA